A window from Numida meleagris isolate 19003 breed g44 Domestic line chromosome 21, NumMel1.0, whole genome shotgun sequence encodes these proteins:
- the LOC110387177 gene encoding uncharacterized protein LOC110387177 isoform X1: MESSRGSLVAEVPPERAVPNPQQLPAPQPRWYPRGPARLTGKRGRGRYLQRFYPLVRKIPDENAVPEIDGAPVDEAAFKEGSSRMIPISREHTEDTHAAGAAGEGRAESSMADGAGAEEPTKGIHIDVPMYFLKGAIAVSVPLLVAFIACCICVWQRRQKHQCLMESAKARRAACKHSSHPGKQAVQNEAPDRRTRHHRHHRVPGRAARVQSSPKRSLPHWRESTPAQLAPPRPPRPSQPITPAISATRKCKCSQIPPPPPSLTPPASFRGW; encoded by the exons ATGGAAAGCTCTCGTGGTTCTTTGGTTGCAGAAGTGCCTCCAGAGAGGGCCGTGCCAAACCCTCAGCAGCTTCCCGCACCGCAGCCCCGCTGGTATCCCAGGG GTCCCGCGAGACTGACAGGAAAACGGGGAAGAGGAAGATATTTGCAAAGGTTTTACCCTCTTGTAAGGAAAATCCCAGACGAGAATGCAGTGCCTG AGATCGACGGAGCGCCTGTGGACGAGGCTGCATTTAAGGAAGGCAGCAGCCGCATGATTCCCATCTCCCGTGAGCACACAGAGGACACGCACGCAGCTGGCGCTGCAGGTGAAGGCCGTGCAGAGAGCTCCATGGCTGATG GTGCGGGTGCTGAAGAACCCACTAAGGGCATCCACATCGACGTCCCCATGTACTTCTTAAAAGGCGCCATTGCTGTGTCTGTTCCCCTGCTGGTTGCGTTCATCGCGTGCTGCATTTGTGTCTGGCAGCGGAGGCAGAAACACCA GTGCCTCATGGAATCCGCCAAAGCCCGGCGTGCTGCCTGCAAACACTCATCGCATCCAGGGAAACAGGCAGTGCAAAATGAAGCCCCAGACCGACGGACTCGGCACCACCGGCATCACCGTGTGCCAGGACGTGCTGCCCGGGTGCAGTCGAGCCCCAAAAGATCGCTTCCCCATTGGCGTGAGAGCACCCCAGCTCAGCTGGCCCCACCACGGCCCCCGCGGCCCTCACAGCCCATCACCCCGGCCATCTCTGCTACCCGAAAATGCAAGTGCAGTCAGATACCGCCACCACCACCTTCACTTACACCGCCTGCATCCTTCAGGGGATGGTAG
- the NCAPH gene encoding condensin complex subunit 2 isoform X2, producing the protein MRAATPRRGGRGGGGVTETPVSRSLSGSVTPTLAECPGNDDERERRQRRRSRAVDLQLGGTESPLGLCSPVPRQVDASLSAVSGWTNAQISDHYSACIKLSAENKINTKNVFGLHLIDYMTEILKQKDSELTNFKVAAGTIDASVKIYAVRVDAVHADTYKVLGGLGKESAPTKDVGSPQEEEDSAASGSAKRVQTKKKHSFKTIEQNLNNINVTEANRRCEVDPMFQKTAASFDECSTAGIFLTSLRTQSCHSELLFDSKIVPLPSSETLVLPSSDPVKVTDLKLLLEKCVLKRPIYSSLANFQFTQWDAESHEESVSALLDKFKKSDQVFDINAERDSDGEDGVPALPDDDFITDSPRSIVTEKIGEFTENKSLTEVCESKRIDAVPFGEGDIGTMCLHLSMKPGEYSYFSPRTLSMWAGPEHWRFKPRHKSSADCEKEKKKKNAKKAFEVNFDEDVDFETYFRKTKAALTLSKSILDNQNVKSTTLPADFNYNPNNIVQLFLKPAVKSHLCSSSGCLSQAAHWITKMRSANMITITPMTPLISALQRRLRIVMMTTTPFNSWAKQSSTLPLTLRVKITSSMGLMVSISRCMGS; encoded by the exons ATGAGGGCCGCGACCCCGCGGAGGGGCGGCCGGGGCGGAGGAGGGGTGACCGAGACCCCGGTATCGCGCTCTCTCAGCGGCTCGGTCACCCCGACGTTGGCTGAGTGTCCTGGTAACGACGATGAGAGGGAAAGGCGGCAGCGCCGGCGCTCGCGGGCGGTGGACCTGCAGCTCGGCGGCACCGAGTCGCCGCTCGGCCTCTGCTCTCCGGTGCCCAG GCAGGTGGACGCGTCGCTGTCGGCCGTGTCGGGATGGACGAACGCGCAGATCTCGGATCATTACTCAGCCTGCATCAAGCTGTCCGCTGAGAAC AAAATCAACACCAAGAATGTTTTTGGCTTGCATCTGATAGACTACATGACAGAGATACTGAAACAGAAGGACTCTGAGCTGACCAACTTCAAG GTGGCAGCTGGCACCATTGATGCCAGCGTGAAGATTTATGCCGTGCGTGTGGATGCAGTCCACGCAGACACATACAAAGTTCTTGGAGGCTTAGGCAAAGAGTCAGCACCTACGAAAGACGTGGGCAGCCCACAGGAAG aaGAAGACAGTGCAGCTTCTGGTTCTGCCAAGAGAgttcaaacaaagaaaaagcactcaTTCAAAACGATTGAACAGAACTTGAACAACATCAACGTGACGGAGGCCAATCGGAGATGTGAG GTTGACCCCATGTTCCAGAAAACAGCGGCATCTTTTGATGaatgcagcacagctggcatCTTCCTCACCAGCCTGCGTACCCAGAGTTGCCACAGTGAGCTCCTTTTTGACTCGAAGATCGTGCCTCTCCCATCTTCAGAGACCCTCGTTCTGCCCAGCAGTGATCCTGTGAAAGTGACAGATTTGAAGT tgctgctggagaaatgtgttttaaaacgCCCCATCTATTCTTCACTGGCTAATTTCCAGTTCACACAGTGGGATGCTGAATCCCATGAAGAG TCAGTATCAGCCCTGCTGGATAAATTTAAGAAGAGCGACCAAGTGTTCGATATCAATGCAGAGAGAGACAGTGATGGGGAAGATGGTGTTCCTGCCCTGCCAGATGACGACTTCATCACAGACTCCCCCAGGAGTATAGTGACAGAAAAGATTGGGgaattcacagaaaataaatccctcACAGAAGTCTGTGAGAGCAAGAG AATTGATGCAGTTCCTTTCGGAGAAGGAGACATCGGGACCATGTGCCTTCATCTCTCCATGAAACCAGGGGAATACTCCTACTTCAGCCCCCGAACTCTGTCAATGTGGGCTGGCCCAGAGCACTGGCGTTTCAAACCTCGAcacaaat caagTGCTGActgtgaaaaagagaagaagaagaagaatgcaaagaaagcatttgaagtGAACTTTGATGAGGATGTTGACTTTGAGACATATTTCCGTAAGACCAAG gctgctttAACTCTGAGCAAATCCATTCTGGATAACCAGAACGTGAAGAGCACCACCCTTCCTGCAGACTTCAACTACAACCCTAACAACATTGTCCAGCTGTTCCTCAAACCAGCTGTTAAG TCTCatctctgcagctcttcaggCTGCCTGAGCCAGGCAGCTCATTGGATCACGAAGATGAGATCGGCGAATATGATTACAATAACCCCAATGACACCTCTAATTTCTGCCCTGCAGCGCAG GCTGCGGATAGTGATGATGACAACGACCCCATTCAATTCATGGGCCAAACAGAGTTCAACCTTACCACTCACCCTGAGGGTCAAGATCACGAGCTCAATGGGGTTGATGGTGTCGATATCACGATGTATGGGGAGCTGA
- the LOC110387177 gene encoding uncharacterized protein LOC110387177 isoform X2, whose product MSSSGREQILTVPLCFLLSKEIDGAPVDEAAFKEGSSRMIPISREHTEDTHAAGAAGEGRAESSMADGAGAEEPTKGIHIDVPMYFLKGAIAVSVPLLVAFIACCICVWQRRQKHQCLMESAKARRAACKHSSHPGKQAVQNEAPDRRTRHHRHHRVPGRAARVQSSPKRSLPHWRESTPAQLAPPRPPRPSQPITPAISATRKCKCSQIPPPPPSLTPPASFRGW is encoded by the exons ATGTCATCTTCTGGACGAGAGCAGATATTGACAGTCCCactctgcttccttctttctaaAGAGATCGACGGAGCGCCTGTGGACGAGGCTGCATTTAAGGAAGGCAGCAGCCGCATGATTCCCATCTCCCGTGAGCACACAGAGGACACGCACGCAGCTGGCGCTGCAGGTGAAGGCCGTGCAGAGAGCTCCATGGCTGATG GTGCGGGTGCTGAAGAACCCACTAAGGGCATCCACATCGACGTCCCCATGTACTTCTTAAAAGGCGCCATTGCTGTGTCTGTTCCCCTGCTGGTTGCGTTCATCGCGTGCTGCATTTGTGTCTGGCAGCGGAGGCAGAAACACCA GTGCCTCATGGAATCCGCCAAAGCCCGGCGTGCTGCCTGCAAACACTCATCGCATCCAGGGAAACAGGCAGTGCAAAATGAAGCCCCAGACCGACGGACTCGGCACCACCGGCATCACCGTGTGCCAGGACGTGCTGCCCGGGTGCAGTCGAGCCCCAAAAGATCGCTTCCCCATTGGCGTGAGAGCACCCCAGCTCAGCTGGCCCCACCACGGCCCCCGCGGCCCTCACAGCCCATCACCCCGGCCATCTCTGCTACCCGAAAATGCAAGTGCAGTCAGATACCGCCACCACCACCTTCACTTACACCGCCTGCATCCTTCAGGGGATGGTAG
- the NCAPH gene encoding condensin complex subunit 2 isoform X1 — translation MRAATPRRGGRGGGGVTETPVSRSLSGSVTPTLAECPGNDDERERRQRRRSRAVDLQLGGTESPLGLCSPVPRQVDASLSAVSGWTNAQISDHYSACIKLSAENKINTKNVFGLHLIDYMTEILKQKDSELTNFKVAAGTIDASVKIYAVRVDAVHADTYKVLGGLGKESAPTKDVGSPQEEEDSAASGSAKRVQTKKKHSFKTIEQNLNNINVTEANRRCEVDPMFQKTAASFDECSTAGIFLTSLRTQSCHSELLFDSKIVPLPSSETLVLPSSDPVKVTDLKLLLEKCVLKRPIYSSLANFQFTQWDAESHEESVSALLDKFKKSDQVFDINAERDSDGEDGVPALPDDDFITDSPRSIVTEKIGEFTENKSLTEVCESKRIDAVPFGEGDIGTMCLHLSMKPGEYSYFSPRTLSMWAGPEHWRFKPRHKSSADCEKEKKKKNAKKAFEVNFDEDVDFETYFRKTKAALTLSKSILDNQNVKSTTLPADFNYNPNNIVQLFLKPAVKLFRLPEPGSSLDHEDEIGEYDYNNPNDTSNFCPAAQAADSDDDNDPIQFMGQTEFNLTTHPEGQDHELNGVDGVDITMYGELNLVAEPQKVNKIAIQYAKTAKKMDMKRLKQNMWDLLIDIQENTAAENEDVEKQSDTSVVAGEKAFSSITKELLHRLPSVMAKNLSVPLAFACLLHLANEKNLKLNGTEDLSDVIVKQGD, via the exons ATGAGGGCCGCGACCCCGCGGAGGGGCGGCCGGGGCGGAGGAGGGGTGACCGAGACCCCGGTATCGCGCTCTCTCAGCGGCTCGGTCACCCCGACGTTGGCTGAGTGTCCTGGTAACGACGATGAGAGGGAAAGGCGGCAGCGCCGGCGCTCGCGGGCGGTGGACCTGCAGCTCGGCGGCACCGAGTCGCCGCTCGGCCTCTGCTCTCCGGTGCCCAG GCAGGTGGACGCGTCGCTGTCGGCCGTGTCGGGATGGACGAACGCGCAGATCTCGGATCATTACTCAGCCTGCATCAAGCTGTCCGCTGAGAAC AAAATCAACACCAAGAATGTTTTTGGCTTGCATCTGATAGACTACATGACAGAGATACTGAAACAGAAGGACTCTGAGCTGACCAACTTCAAG GTGGCAGCTGGCACCATTGATGCCAGCGTGAAGATTTATGCCGTGCGTGTGGATGCAGTCCACGCAGACACATACAAAGTTCTTGGAGGCTTAGGCAAAGAGTCAGCACCTACGAAAGACGTGGGCAGCCCACAGGAAG aaGAAGACAGTGCAGCTTCTGGTTCTGCCAAGAGAgttcaaacaaagaaaaagcactcaTTCAAAACGATTGAACAGAACTTGAACAACATCAACGTGACGGAGGCCAATCGGAGATGTGAG GTTGACCCCATGTTCCAGAAAACAGCGGCATCTTTTGATGaatgcagcacagctggcatCTTCCTCACCAGCCTGCGTACCCAGAGTTGCCACAGTGAGCTCCTTTTTGACTCGAAGATCGTGCCTCTCCCATCTTCAGAGACCCTCGTTCTGCCCAGCAGTGATCCTGTGAAAGTGACAGATTTGAAGT tgctgctggagaaatgtgttttaaaacgCCCCATCTATTCTTCACTGGCTAATTTCCAGTTCACACAGTGGGATGCTGAATCCCATGAAGAG TCAGTATCAGCCCTGCTGGATAAATTTAAGAAGAGCGACCAAGTGTTCGATATCAATGCAGAGAGAGACAGTGATGGGGAAGATGGTGTTCCTGCCCTGCCAGATGACGACTTCATCACAGACTCCCCCAGGAGTATAGTGACAGAAAAGATTGGGgaattcacagaaaataaatccctcACAGAAGTCTGTGAGAGCAAGAG AATTGATGCAGTTCCTTTCGGAGAAGGAGACATCGGGACCATGTGCCTTCATCTCTCCATGAAACCAGGGGAATACTCCTACTTCAGCCCCCGAACTCTGTCAATGTGGGCTGGCCCAGAGCACTGGCGTTTCAAACCTCGAcacaaat caagTGCTGActgtgaaaaagagaagaagaagaagaatgcaaagaaagcatttgaagtGAACTTTGATGAGGATGTTGACTTTGAGACATATTTCCGTAAGACCAAG gctgctttAACTCTGAGCAAATCCATTCTGGATAACCAGAACGTGAAGAGCACCACCCTTCCTGCAGACTTCAACTACAACCCTAACAACATTGTCCAGCTGTTCCTCAAACCAGCTGTTAAG ctcttcaggCTGCCTGAGCCAGGCAGCTCATTGGATCACGAAGATGAGATCGGCGAATATGATTACAATAACCCCAATGACACCTCTAATTTCTGCCCTGCAGCGCAG GCTGCGGATAGTGATGATGACAACGACCCCATTCAATTCATGGGCCAAACAGAGTTCAACCTTACCACTCACCCTGAGGGTCAAGATCACGAGCTCAATGGGGTTGATGGTGTCGATATCACGATGTATGGGGAGCTGAACCTCGTGGCTGAGCCTCAGAAG GTCAATAAGATAGCAATTCAGTATGCAAAAACAGCCAAGAAAATGGACATGAAGAGGCTGAAGCAGAACATGTGGGACCTTCTTATTGATAtacaggaaaacacagcagcagag AATGAAGATGTGGAGAAACAGAGCGACACGTCAGTGGTGGCAGGGGAGAAGGCCTTCAGCAGCATCACAAAGGAACTGCTTCACAG GTTGCCTTCTGTGATGGCTAAAAATCTGTCTGTCCCCTTGGCCTTTGCCTGCCTCTTGCACTTAGCAAATGAGAAG aaCCTGAAACTGAACGGCACAGAGGACCTGTCTGATGTCATCGTGAAACAAGGCGACTGA